Proteins from a genomic interval of Nocardia sp. BMG51109:
- the sigJ gene encoding RNA polymerase sigma factor SigJ, with protein sequence MSVGFEQHRTELFAAAYRMLGSRVDAEDVLQEAWLRWQRVDQGAVAQPRAYLFRLVSRLAIDHLRKVRARRETYLGPWLPEPLLTGPDTDIELAEAVSMALLVVLESLEPAERVVFVLHEVFGFEHAEIAELLGRTERASRQLGYRARKHIEAGRPRHRPSPAEHRELTERFLAAAADGDLTVLTGLLAPDVVFRADAGGTSETPREPLRGLTTVAGYLCSITWAWPAGLDRRLTEINGAPGAVLHAGGSTYAALCLDVNGDNRIQAIHLVLNPDKLAGVR encoded by the coding sequence ATGAGCGTGGGATTCGAACAGCACCGGACGGAGCTCTTCGCGGCGGCCTATCGGATGCTGGGCAGCCGCGTCGACGCCGAGGACGTGCTGCAGGAGGCGTGGCTGCGCTGGCAGCGGGTCGACCAGGGTGCGGTGGCGCAGCCACGCGCCTACCTGTTCCGGCTGGTCTCCCGGCTCGCCATCGACCATTTGCGCAAGGTCCGGGCGCGCCGGGAAACCTATCTCGGACCGTGGCTGCCCGAGCCGCTGCTCACCGGCCCCGACACGGATATCGAACTCGCCGAGGCGGTTTCGATGGCGCTGCTGGTGGTGCTGGAATCTCTGGAACCCGCCGAACGCGTGGTGTTCGTACTCCACGAGGTCTTCGGTTTCGAGCACGCGGAGATCGCCGAACTGCTCGGCCGCACCGAACGCGCCAGCCGGCAGCTCGGATACCGGGCACGCAAGCACATCGAGGCCGGGCGCCCACGGCACCGGCCGTCACCCGCTGAACACCGCGAACTCACCGAGCGTTTCCTTGCCGCCGCGGCCGACGGCGATCTCACCGTTCTCACCGGGCTGCTCGCCCCGGACGTCGTCTTCCGCGCCGACGCCGGCGGTACGTCCGAGACACCACGGGAACCCCTGCGGGGGCTCACCACGGTGGCCGGGTACCTGTGCTCGATCACCTGGGCCTGGCCCGCCGGTCTCGACCGGCGCCTCACCGAGATCAACGGCGCCCCCGGCGCTGTGCTGCACGCCGGGGGTTCCACGTATGCCGCACTGTGCCTGGATGTCAACGGCGACAACCGGATCCAGGCCATACATCTGGTGCTCAACCCCGATAAGCTGGCCGGAGTCCGCTGA
- a CDS encoding SDR family oxidoreductase has product MTRIEGSVALVTGGRRGLGRAFVDELLRRGATKVYATARRPEPTADDRIDTIPLDVTDPGSVAAAAARAPDVDIVVNNAGTLHPAPLLKAEMNDVITTFDTNVFGPLRVAQAFAPVLAANGGGALVDIHSVLSWGAGAAAYGASKAAFWSLTNSLRLELTAQHTQVVGVHLGFADTDMVAGLAVDKIDPKLVALAVFDGVERGEHEVLVDEVTRQVKAALSGPVEGLALPIG; this is encoded by the coding sequence ATGACCAGAATCGAAGGCTCGGTCGCACTGGTGACCGGGGGCCGGCGCGGACTCGGACGCGCATTCGTCGACGAACTACTGCGCCGCGGCGCCACCAAGGTCTACGCGACCGCGCGCCGACCGGAACCCACCGCGGACGACCGCATCGACACGATCCCCTTGGACGTCACCGATCCCGGCTCCGTCGCCGCCGCGGCGGCCCGCGCCCCGGACGTCGACATCGTCGTCAACAATGCCGGTACGCTGCACCCGGCACCGCTGCTGAAGGCCGAAATGAACGACGTGATAACCACGTTCGACACGAATGTCTTCGGCCCGCTGCGCGTCGCCCAGGCCTTCGCGCCGGTGCTGGCGGCCAACGGGGGCGGCGCTCTCGTCGATATTCACTCGGTGCTGTCGTGGGGCGCGGGCGCGGCGGCCTACGGCGCGTCCAAGGCGGCGTTCTGGTCGCTCACCAACTCGCTGCGGCTCGAGCTGACCGCACAGCACACCCAGGTGGTCGGCGTGCATCTCGGGTTCGCCGACACCGATATGGTCGCCGGGCTCGCGGTCGACAAGATCGATCCGAAGCTGGTTGCCCTGGCCGTATTCGACGGTGTCGAACGGGGGGAACACGAAGTCCTCGTCGACGAGGTGACCAGGCAGGTGAAGGCGGCACTGTCCGGTCCCGTCGAAGGCCTCGCGCTACCCATCGGCTGA
- a CDS encoding TIGR03621 family F420-dependent LLM class oxidoreductase has protein sequence MTDSRNEMTPRPFRFAVGFSAAGSRAEWQDKARRAEDLGFDVVQIPDHLGMTSPFPTVISMAEATSRVRVGTMVLNAGFYRPALLARDVATVDQLTDGRFEFGIGAGPDFAKPEFEVAGLPFPSGRQRIDNLRDTIGEIRTLFANGHEPPVARRIPLLVAGRGDRLVRVAAEHADTVSLAGVPVAADIDSEAAGTAALGRRVEFVRAAAGERVDRLELGLMVQGVNVQGVDTDLSPARRFNPDLTEAQLPYLPGVLTGSAPDIADTLRHYRDAYSVTHYAVPETGMTALAKVIAQLR, from the coding sequence GTGACAGATTCTCGGAATGAGATGACACCGCGCCCTTTTCGGTTCGCCGTCGGCTTCTCCGCCGCGGGCTCGCGCGCGGAGTGGCAGGACAAGGCGCGGCGGGCGGAGGACCTCGGCTTCGACGTGGTGCAGATTCCCGATCATCTCGGCATGACGTCGCCGTTTCCCACGGTGATCAGCATGGCGGAGGCCACGAGTCGCGTGCGGGTGGGCACCATGGTGCTGAACGCCGGCTTCTACCGGCCCGCGTTGCTGGCGCGGGACGTCGCCACCGTCGATCAGCTCACGGATGGCCGGTTCGAGTTCGGGATCGGTGCCGGACCCGACTTCGCGAAACCCGAGTTCGAGGTGGCAGGGCTGCCGTTCCCGAGCGGGCGGCAGCGCATCGACAACCTCCGTGACACCATCGGCGAGATCCGGACCCTGTTCGCGAACGGCCATGAACCACCGGTCGCACGGCGGATTCCGCTGCTGGTGGCCGGGCGCGGCGATCGGCTGGTGCGAGTGGCCGCCGAACACGCCGATACCGTGTCGCTCGCCGGGGTGCCCGTCGCGGCCGACATAGATTCCGAGGCGGCCGGCACGGCGGCTCTCGGCCGCCGCGTCGAGTTCGTCCGGGCCGCCGCAGGAGAGCGCGTCGACCGACTCGAGTTGGGACTGATGGTGCAAGGGGTGAACGTTCAGGGCGTGGACACCGATCTGTCGCCGGCCCGGAGGTTCAATCCCGACCTGACCGAGGCGCAACTGCCGTATCTACCGGGTGTGCTGACCGGTTCCGCACCGGACATCGCCGATACCCTGCGCCACTACCGTGACGCGTACTCGGTCACCCACTACGCCGTCCCCGAGACCGGAATGACCGCCCTGGCGAAGGTGATCGCACAGCTTCGGTGA
- a CDS encoding TetR/AcrR family transcriptional regulator, protein MPRATRAQAESHRQEVIDAAAAQVRERGAHAVTVPEVMAAAGLTHGGFYRHFRSKDELVVQACAAAYAEKIGEMDRIRADSPDGPAARRTFIERYLSVAHRDAAGKGCGIAATAADVARAEPDGPLRRVYLDGIGAMIGRLSEFGERPAEAERDVLVELSVMAGALMLARASAGDELSERILDAAKEFLVGE, encoded by the coding sequence GTGCCGAGAGCAACCCGCGCGCAGGCGGAGTCGCATCGCCAGGAGGTCATAGACGCGGCCGCCGCGCAGGTCCGCGAACGCGGCGCCCATGCGGTGACCGTGCCCGAGGTGATGGCCGCCGCCGGGCTGACCCACGGCGGTTTCTATCGGCACTTCCGCTCGAAGGACGAACTGGTCGTGCAGGCGTGTGCGGCCGCCTACGCCGAGAAGATCGGCGAGATGGACCGGATTCGCGCGGACAGCCCGGACGGACCGGCGGCGCGACGCACGTTCATCGAGCGGTACCTCTCGGTCGCGCACCGCGACGCGGCCGGGAAGGGGTGTGGCATCGCGGCGACGGCCGCGGATGTCGCGCGCGCGGAGCCCGACGGCCCGCTGCGCCGGGTCTATCTCGACGGTATCGGCGCCATGATCGGCAGGCTGTCCGAATTCGGCGAGCGCCCGGCCGAGGCCGAGCGCGACGTGCTGGTCGAGCTGTCGGTCATGGCCGGGGCCCTGATGCTGGCCAGGGCCAGTGCGGGCGACGAGCTGTCGGAACGGATCCTCGACGCCGCCAAGGAGTTCCTCGTGGGGGAATGA
- a CDS encoding SRPBCC domain-containing protein, producing the protein MAFVIDDSVDIDAPAEVVWKVLTDFAGYGEWNPFVRACHSTLEPGAAIDMRVRLVGSRPMNQREWVRTHTPGTEFSYSMKPVPLGALHSMRSHTLTPLADGRCRYASHFEIGGWLQPVVAATLGTALRRGFGGMTEAVKQRAEQVS; encoded by the coding sequence ATGGCCTTCGTGATCGACGACAGCGTGGACATCGACGCACCCGCCGAGGTGGTGTGGAAGGTGCTCACCGACTTCGCCGGATACGGCGAGTGGAACCCGTTCGTCAGGGCGTGCCACAGCACGCTCGAGCCGGGCGCGGCGATCGACATGCGGGTGCGGCTGGTGGGTTCGCGCCCGATGAATCAGCGCGAATGGGTCCGGACGCATACACCTGGAACCGAATTCAGCTACTCGATGAAACCGGTGCCGCTCGGCGCGCTGCACAGCATGCGGTCGCACACACTCACCCCGCTCGCCGACGGGCGCTGCCGCTACGCCTCGCACTTCGAAATCGGCGGCTGGTTACAGCCCGTGGTTGCCGCCACATTGGGAACGGCCCTGCGGCGCGGGTTCGGCGGGATGACCGAGGCAGTCAAACAGCGCGCCGAGCAGGTGAGTTAG
- a CDS encoding KasA/KasB family beta-ketoacyl-ACP synthase — protein sequence MGVPTATQTGRGVVVTGMAATTCLAPDLDATWTGLLEGASGIGALDDDFVTAYDLPVRIGGKLKQRPGEHLSRLEQRRHSYVQQLALVLARQVWAEAGKPDVDGERLGVAVGTGLGGGDAFMTAVDAMRAGGYRKVPPLTVPMVMPNGPAARVGLEFGAKAGVYAPTSACSSGAEAIAHAWRLVATGEADVVVAGGVEGYIEAVPIASFAMMRAMSTRNDEPARASRPFDRLRDGFVFGEAGALLILESEEFARARRAHVHGRILGAGITSDGYHITGTEPEGAGAARAMRKAIDSADLTAADIDHINAHATSTPVGDASEANAIAAVARHASVYAPKSALGHSIGAVGALEAILTLCTLRDRIVPPTLNFEGADPGVDLDIVHGQARPQRISYALSNSFGFGGHNVTLAFGRA from the coding sequence ATGGGTGTACCAACTGCTACACAAACGGGTCGGGGCGTGGTCGTCACCGGCATGGCCGCGACGACCTGCCTCGCCCCCGATCTCGATGCGACCTGGACCGGACTGCTCGAGGGGGCCAGCGGCATCGGTGCGCTGGACGACGACTTCGTGACCGCGTACGACCTGCCGGTCCGCATCGGCGGCAAGCTGAAGCAGCGGCCGGGCGAGCATCTGAGCCGCCTCGAACAGCGCCGCCACTCGTACGTGCAACAGCTGGCCCTCGTACTGGCCCGCCAAGTCTGGGCGGAGGCGGGCAAGCCCGATGTCGACGGCGAGCGGCTCGGCGTGGCCGTGGGCACCGGACTCGGCGGTGGCGATGCCTTCATGACGGCCGTCGACGCCATGCGGGCCGGCGGCTACCGCAAGGTGCCGCCGCTGACGGTGCCGATGGTGATGCCGAACGGCCCGGCGGCCCGAGTGGGTCTCGAATTCGGCGCCAAGGCAGGCGTTTACGCCCCGACCTCGGCGTGTTCCTCGGGCGCGGAGGCGATCGCGCACGCCTGGCGGCTCGTCGCGACCGGTGAGGCGGACGTCGTCGTCGCCGGTGGCGTCGAGGGGTACATCGAGGCGGTGCCGATCGCCAGTTTCGCCATGATGCGCGCCATGAGCACCCGCAACGACGAACCCGCCCGAGCCTCACGGCCTTTCGACCGGCTCCGCGACGGGTTCGTATTCGGCGAGGCCGGCGCGCTGCTGATCCTCGAGTCGGAGGAGTTCGCCCGAGCCCGCCGCGCCCACGTTCACGGCCGAATTCTGGGCGCGGGCATCACCTCCGACGGCTATCACATCACCGGCACCGAACCCGAGGGCGCCGGCGCGGCACGGGCCATGCGCAAGGCGATCGACTCGGCGGACCTCACCGCCGCCGACATCGATCACATCAACGCCCACGCCACCTCGACCCCCGTCGGCGACGCCTCCGAGGCCAATGCCATTGCGGCCGTGGCCCGGCACGCCTCCGTCTACGCACCCAAGTCGGCACTCGGCCATTCGATCGGCGCCGTGGGTGCACTGGAGGCGATCCTCACCCTGTGCACGCTGCGCGATCGGATCGTGCCGCCCACACTCAATTTCGAGGGCGCCGATCCCGGCGTGGACCTGGACATCGTGCACGGGCAGGCGCGGCCGCAGCGAATCTCCTACGCGCTCAGCAATTCCTTCGGCTTCGGCGGACACAACGTCACCCTCGCCTTCGGCCGCGCCTGA
- a CDS encoding NUDIX domain-containing protein, whose amino-acid sequence MQSDRLVDTVAWVLIENGRILCARPQGKDVFFVPGGKREGAETDLQTLLREIDEELTVALDPDTVEHVGTYEADLPGATPGLVRMACYTADYAGTVEPSSEIAEIAWFGYADRALVPPVDQLLFDDLAGAGLLPAADASAER is encoded by the coding sequence ATGCAGTCCGACCGGCTCGTCGACACGGTGGCGTGGGTGCTGATCGAGAACGGCCGGATTCTGTGCGCCCGCCCGCAGGGTAAGGACGTCTTCTTCGTGCCCGGCGGCAAGCGCGAGGGCGCCGAAACGGATCTGCAGACGCTGCTGCGCGAGATCGACGAGGAGCTGACCGTCGCGCTCGACCCGGACACCGTCGAGCACGTGGGCACCTACGAGGCCGACTTGCCCGGCGCCACACCGGGTCTCGTTCGCATGGCCTGCTACACCGCCGACTACGCGGGCACGGTCGAACCCAGCAGCGAGATCGCCGAGATCGCCTGGTTCGGCTACGCCGATCGCGCCCTCGTGCCGCCGGTCGACCAGCTGCTGTTCGACGACCTGGCCGGTGCGGGCCTGCTGCCCGCCGCCGACGCGTCCGCCGAACGCTGA
- a CDS encoding tautomerase family protein, with protein sequence MPLWTIYHPANTYSDKDKQDFAKDITDFYTGFGLPAFYVVVLFTEMAEPAFFVGGRPASDTVRIVVEHLARHLDDPDMRRRSTERLNSIMVPYTRDRGLHWEFHTYESPRDLWMIAGLFPPGPGTEAEKAWARANKPLPY encoded by the coding sequence ATGCCGTTGTGGACCATCTACCATCCCGCAAACACCTACTCCGACAAGGACAAACAGGATTTCGCGAAGGACATCACCGACTTCTACACCGGTTTCGGCCTGCCGGCCTTCTACGTCGTCGTACTGTTCACCGAGATGGCGGAGCCCGCGTTCTTCGTCGGCGGGCGTCCCGCGAGCGACACCGTGCGGATCGTCGTCGAGCACCTCGCCCGGCACCTGGACGACCCGGACATGCGCAGGCGATCCACCGAGAGGCTCAACTCGATCATGGTGCCGTATACGCGAGATCGTGGACTGCATTGGGAGTTCCACACCTACGAGTCCCCGCGAGACCTCTGGATGATCGCCGGGCTGTTCCCGCCCGGCCCCGGTACCGAAGCCGAAAAGGCTTGGGCCCGAGCGAATAAGCCACTCCCCTACTGA
- a CDS encoding nitronate monooxygenase family protein → MRTEICERLGIDVPIFAFTHCRDVAAAVSNAGGLGVLGAVGFTAEELEVELAWLDEHVNGVYGVDLVIPSKYEGKGIDGLTPEELEAKLGEMVPQGHRDFAEKILADHGVPHLPDGEHHNQLLGWTATTAAPQVEVILKHPKAKLVANALGTPPDDVIKQVQDSGRLIGALCGSVKHALNHKNAGLDFVVCQGTEGGGHCGEISSLVLWPQVIDAVGDLPVLAAGGIGNGRQVAAALAMGAAGAWTGSLWLTVEEANVPPAQMQTYIDASSHDTVRSRSWTGKPCRMLRNDWTDAWESGETPDPLPMPLQMMVALDGVKRGHRYPEAAKDVNFNPVGQVVGLMTKIERTTDVMQRLIEEYLESCERLNKLNNA, encoded by the coding sequence ATGCGTACCGAGATCTGCGAACGACTGGGTATCGACGTTCCCATCTTCGCCTTCACCCACTGCCGTGACGTCGCCGCCGCGGTCAGCAATGCCGGCGGTCTGGGCGTGCTGGGCGCGGTGGGGTTCACCGCCGAGGAGCTCGAGGTCGAGCTGGCGTGGTTGGACGAGCATGTGAACGGCGTCTACGGCGTGGATCTGGTGATCCCGTCGAAGTACGAGGGTAAGGGCATCGACGGCCTCACGCCGGAAGAGCTGGAGGCCAAGCTGGGCGAGATGGTCCCGCAGGGCCACCGCGATTTCGCCGAGAAGATCCTGGCCGATCACGGTGTGCCGCACCTGCCCGACGGCGAGCACCACAATCAGCTGCTGGGCTGGACCGCCACCACGGCGGCCCCGCAGGTCGAGGTGATCCTGAAGCACCCGAAGGCGAAGCTGGTCGCCAACGCGCTGGGCACCCCGCCCGACGATGTGATCAAGCAGGTGCAGGATTCGGGCCGGCTGATCGGTGCGCTGTGCGGATCGGTCAAGCACGCCCTCAACCACAAGAACGCCGGGCTGGATTTCGTTGTCTGCCAGGGCACCGAGGGCGGCGGGCACTGCGGCGAGATCTCCTCGCTGGTGCTGTGGCCGCAGGTGATCGACGCGGTCGGCGATCTGCCGGTGCTGGCGGCCGGCGGTATCGGCAACGGCCGGCAGGTCGCCGCGGCCCTGGCCATGGGCGCCGCCGGAGCCTGGACCGGGTCGCTGTGGCTGACGGTGGAGGAGGCGAACGTGCCGCCGGCGCAGATGCAGACCTACATCGACGCGTCGAGCCACGACACCGTGCGGTCGCGGTCGTGGACCGGTAAGCCGTGCCGGATGTTGCGCAACGACTGGACCGATGCGTGGGAGTCGGGCGAGACCCCCGATCCGCTGCCGATGCCGCTGCAGATGATGGTCGCCCTCGACGGCGTGAAGCGCGGCCACCGGTATCCGGAGGCCGCCAAGGACGTGAACTTCAATCCCGTCGGCCAGGTGGTCGGGCTGATGACCAAGATCGAACGCACGACCGACGTCATGCAGCGCCTGATCGAGGAGTACCTGGAGTCCTGCGAGCGGCTGAACAAGCTCAACAACGCCTGA
- a CDS encoding nuclear transport factor 2 family protein translates to MTVADRRTRTEANRAVVRDLYRRIAAGDQEGGFTLLHDEFVTHNPRVPHDPAAVTGKQAFRDFFATPAGRALAEARQEVVRILADDDLVAVHVRVTTAGTDTAIVDLWRLRDGLVAEHWDVVQPVPDTLPHPHGMF, encoded by the coding sequence ATGACCGTCGCAGACCGCCGCACCCGCACCGAGGCCAACCGCGCAGTGGTGCGCGACCTGTACCGCCGCATCGCGGCCGGTGACCAGGAAGGCGGATTCACGCTGCTGCACGACGAGTTCGTCACGCACAACCCGCGGGTACCGCACGACCCCGCGGCCGTCACCGGCAAGCAGGCGTTCCGGGACTTCTTCGCCACCCCGGCCGGGCGGGCGCTGGCCGAGGCCAGGCAGGAGGTGGTGCGCATCCTCGCCGATGACGACCTCGTGGCCGTGCACGTCCGCGTGACCACCGCCGGCACGGACACCGCGATCGTCGATCTGTGGCGGCTGCGGGACGGCTTGGTCGCCGAACACTGGGACGTCGTCCAGCCGGTCCCCGACACTCTCCCGCATCCACACGGAATGTTCTGA
- the dinB gene encoding DNA polymerase IV — protein MFVSDARSSSVRTSVARAEASILHADLDSFYASVEQRDAPRLRGKPVIVGGGVVLAASYEAKALGVRTPMNAGAALRLCPHAIVVPPRMSAYAEASRAVFEIFRNTTPEVEGISIDEAFLDVGGLRRLSGAPMEIARKLRADVRAEVGLPISVGVARTKFLAKVASAVSKPDGLLEVAPDAELDFLHPLPVERLWGVGEVTAATLHDHGITRIGQLAELGERSLTAVVGPAAARHLYALAWARDPRPVDTGRRRRSIGAQRALGRRPRSPDEIEAYMEGLADRLGHRLRAARRVCRTVVLRLRFDDFNRATRSHTLPDATDRGTTLLRTAGLLLTAAMPMIRERGLTLIGLSLTNLEDADPRQLTLPLEPRPNATLDATLDRLRDRFGAGTVTRAALLGRGEGLSVPLLPD, from the coding sequence ATGTTCGTGTCCGATGCTCGCTCTTCCTCGGTTCGCACGTCCGTCGCCCGGGCGGAGGCGTCGATCCTGCACGCGGATCTCGACTCGTTCTACGCGTCGGTCGAGCAGCGTGACGCCCCACGGCTGCGCGGCAAACCGGTGATCGTGGGCGGCGGCGTGGTGCTGGCGGCCAGCTACGAGGCCAAGGCGCTCGGGGTGCGCACGCCGATGAATGCCGGTGCGGCGCTGCGGTTGTGCCCGCACGCGATCGTGGTGCCGCCGCGGATGTCGGCGTACGCGGAGGCCAGCAGGGCGGTGTTCGAGATCTTCCGGAACACCACGCCGGAGGTCGAGGGCATCTCCATCGACGAGGCGTTTCTCGACGTGGGCGGGCTGCGGCGGCTGTCGGGCGCGCCGATGGAGATCGCCCGCAAGCTGCGCGCCGACGTGCGTGCCGAGGTCGGGCTGCCGATTTCGGTCGGCGTGGCGCGCACGAAATTTCTCGCCAAGGTCGCCAGCGCGGTGTCCAAGCCGGACGGTCTGCTGGAGGTGGCGCCGGATGCGGAACTCGACTTCCTGCATCCGCTGCCGGTCGAAAGGTTGTGGGGCGTCGGCGAGGTCACGGCCGCCACGCTGCACGACCACGGCATCACCCGGATCGGCCAGCTCGCCGAACTGGGCGAGCGGTCGCTCACGGCGGTCGTCGGTCCCGCGGCCGCCCGGCACCTGTATGCGCTGGCCTGGGCCCGCGATCCGCGCCCCGTCGATACCGGCCGGCGTCGCCGATCGATCGGTGCGCAGCGCGCCCTCGGCCGCCGCCCCCGCTCCCCCGACGAGATCGAGGCCTATATGGAGGGACTGGCCGACCGGCTCGGCCACCGCCTGCGCGCCGCCCGGCGGGTGTGCCGAACGGTGGTGCTGCGCTTGCGTTTCGACGATTTCAACCGCGCGACGCGTTCGCACACCCTGCCCGACGCCACCGACCGCGGCACCACGCTCCTGCGCACCGCCGGCCTGCTGCTGACAGCCGCCATGCCGATGATCCGCGAGCGCGGCCTCACCTTGATCGGCCTGTCGCTGACCAATCTCGAGGACGCCGACCCCCGCCAGCTCACGCTGCCCCTCGAGCCGCGCCCGAACGCCACGCTGGACGCCACCCTCGACCGGCTCCGCGACCGTTTCGGCGCCGGCACCGTCACCCGCGCCGCCCTCCTCGGCCGCGGTGAGGGTCTGTCGGTTCCGCTGCTGCCGGACTGA
- a CDS encoding LppP/LprE family lipoprotein — MFRTTVIAAAVGAAVCAPACGSSGATVLPQQGPAPAQCGVDLASPTVQAAVAGLPPEPVTQAHWATDPATFRGNFDPCATLSTAIVTIEGATGSSPEHALLFHQGRYVGTATPEAHGFTTLAAEATTDGTVVLGYKTPGSCNACPDAGHTQVGFHWDGRRVVMQGTPPA; from the coding sequence GTGTTCCGAACCACCGTCATCGCCGCCGCGGTCGGCGCCGCCGTCTGCGCACCGGCCTGCGGATCGTCCGGTGCCACCGTCCTTCCCCAGCAGGGTCCCGCCCCGGCGCAGTGCGGGGTCGACCTGGCCTCCCCGACCGTGCAGGCGGCCGTCGCGGGCCTGCCGCCCGAACCGGTGACGCAAGCACACTGGGCGACGGATCCCGCGACGTTCCGAGGCAATTTCGACCCGTGCGCGACATTGTCCACCGCGATCGTCACGATCGAAGGGGCGACCGGAAGCTCACCCGAACATGCCCTGCTGTTCCATCAGGGCCGGTACGTCGGCACGGCCACGCCCGAGGCCCACGGTTTCACCACGCTCGCCGCCGAGGCGACGACGGACGGCACGGTCGTCCTCGGCTACAAGACTCCGGGCAGCTGCAACGCCTGCCCCGACGCCGGTCACACGCAGGTCGGATTCCATTGGGACGGCCGGCGTGTCGTCATGCAGGGCACACCGCCCGCCTGA
- a CDS encoding HNH endonuclease family protein has translation MVKNTSRRAGPARRIATLVAPVLLAVVVAVGYAVIDEWGDRKNQPQSVGVTAVADKDVPGLLPKLTVAPEASMNGYSREKFPHWDTNKPEHEFGADFAQYAKCTTREVMLLRDATGSVKLDAKTCDLTVSKGGGWRDQYGVLDRKSGKLEEYKFTTDPSGMDADHIVALAEAWRSGAASKDENTRRNIANDAGNLVVSDPTANRSKGDQDPSDYLPPGAFRCVYIDHYIKVKIKYALTIDSDEQSALRTAVDDCVKRGAFK, from the coding sequence ATGGTGAAGAACACCTCCCGCCGCGCCGGTCCCGCCCGGCGGATCGCCACGCTGGTCGCGCCGGTCCTGCTGGCCGTCGTAGTCGCGGTCGGTTATGCCGTCATCGACGAGTGGGGCGACCGGAAGAATCAGCCCCAGTCCGTCGGCGTTACGGCCGTGGCGGACAAGGATGTTCCCGGTCTGCTGCCGAAACTCACTGTGGCGCCGGAAGCCTCGATGAACGGCTACAGCCGGGAGAAGTTCCCGCACTGGGACACCAACAAGCCCGAACACGAATTCGGCGCCGATTTCGCGCAGTACGCGAAGTGCACCACCCGCGAGGTGATGTTGCTGCGTGACGCCACCGGCTCGGTGAAGCTCGACGCGAAGACCTGTGACCTCACCGTGAGCAAGGGCGGCGGCTGGCGCGATCAATACGGCGTCCTCGACCGGAAATCCGGAAAGCTCGAGGAGTACAAGTTCACCACGGATCCCTCCGGGATGGACGCCGACCACATCGTGGCACTGGCGGAGGCGTGGCGATCGGGTGCCGCCAGCAAGGACGAGAACACCCGGCGCAATATCGCCAACGATGCCGGGAATCTGGTGGTCTCCGACCCGACGGCCAATCGGTCCAAGGGCGATCAGGATCCCTCCGACTACCTGCCGCCGGGCGCCTTCCGGTGTGTCTATATCGACCACTACATCAAGGTCAAGATAAAGTACGCGCTGACGATCGATTCCGACGAACAGTCGGCGCTGCGGACCGCGGTCGACGACTGTGTGAAGCGAGGAGCGTTCAAATAA